GTGGTAAATGTAAGCAGCTCAGCCGGCTTGGATGCGATAAGCAGCGGTGCAAGATGATAGGTGATATTATCGAGCAGATATTGCCGAGTCTCCTGTTTTTTTCTTTGGCTGGTGTAAGTCGCAATGAAGTCCTGCATATCATCCTCCAAAAACAAATTTTCAATGGTACTAAATTTATTTTCCTAAATGCCAGAACGGATTATACAAAAAACCTGTTTCCTTATTTTTGTAAGGAAACAGGTTTTTTTCATATTGTTATTATATTTTCATACTGTGTTTGATCGCTTACTTTCTTCTTTCTTCATTTGAGCGCGAGTTTGTCCATCGCGGCCTGCATGATTTCAGCATCTCTGACTCTTAGAACGACCTGGGCCTGCTCGTTTTCCTTTTCCACAAAACCATACATATATTCAACGTTCACACCCTCGGCAACAAGCTTGTTCAGTTGTCCAGCCAGACCTCCCGGACTGTCGGGAACTTTTAGCACCCAGACCCGGGTGATCTTGACGACACAATTGCGCTCCCGGAGTTTCTCCGCAACTTCTTCCGGGTTCTCCACGATAATCCTGAGTACACCGTAATCTTTGGTGTCAGCAAGGGACAGCGCGCGGATATTGACTTGAAGGTCAGCTAAAGTATTCAGTGCGTCTGCCAGACGGCCCTGGGCATTTTCCAGAAAAATTGACAGTTGTAACATATGTTTTTCCCCCTTTATTTTTTTCATTTAGGAGAATTTAGCTTAATTGTTTTTCCTTGCGTTTATCAATTACACGCTTCGCTTTTCCTTCGCTGCGCGGGATACTCTTCGGCTCGACAAGACGCACCCTGGCCGCAATATTAAGGATCTCATGTATTTTAGTTTGAAGCCTTTGCTGGAGCTCTTCGAGTTCCCGGATCTCATCGTTGAAGCTTGCCGCATTCACCTCAATCTGCACTTCGAGGGTATCGAGATTACCCTCACGGTCCACAACAATCAGATAATGCGGTTCGATTCCGCCTACCGACAGGATCGCTTCTTCAATCTGGCTTGGGAAGACGTTGACACCGCGAATAATCAGCATATCATCGACTCTGGCCGACACTCTCTTCATCGTCCAGCCGGTGTGGCCGCAGGTACAGCTTCCATAGGTGATGCTGGTAATATCTTTCGTTCTATAGCGAAGTCCGGGGAAACCCATTTTGTTAAAGCTGGTAAGAACAAGTTCTCCTGTTTCTCCTTCTGGCAGAACATTTCCGTCTTTATCGAGAATTTCAGGGTAGAAGTTCTCATCGATATGCAGCCCTTCGCCCTTCAGGCACTCCAAAGAAACGCCGGGTCCCATCGTTTCACTCAATCCATAGATATCGAGCGCCCGAATACCAAGTCTGGCTTCAATCTCTGTCCTCATCTGTTCTGTCCAGGGCTCAGCGCCAAATATCCCGACCCTCAGCTTCAGGTCTTCTTTGGTCATACCCTCTTCCCCCAGACTGTCTGCCAGATAAAGTGCGTACGACGGAGTACAGCAAAGAACCGTACTTCCAAAGTCACGCATCAGCATCAGCTGACGCTGGGTGTTGCCGCCGGAGATCGGAATGACTAAAGCCCCAAGTTCTTCACATCCGTAATGCAGTCCCATACCGCCGGTAAACAAGCCATAGCCATAAGCGACCTGTACAACGTCGTTGGACGTAATGCCAGCCCTTCTGAGACCGTTGGCCACAATTTTGGCCCATAACTGAATATCTTCACGGGTATACCCTACAACGGTCGGTTTTCCCGTTGTCCCTGAGGAAGCATGGATTCTGACCATCTTTTCCAATGGCTCGGCAAATAATCCGAAAGGATAATTCTGGCGTAACGCTTCTTTATCCGTCAATGGTATCTTCCGAAAATCCTCCAGGGATTTGACATCACCGGGATAATAGATACCCACCTCAGCCAGTTTTTTCTTGTAGTAGGGAGCTTTTAAGACCTGTTCAACGGTCTTTCTTAAATGAAGTAACAACTCATTCTGAGTCATCCTACCATCCTCCTGCCTCAAACTTATTTTGAACGCTAACTGTTAACAATAGGTATATTATATATCAAGATAATCCATATTTGAATCTGTATTTTGAAATAGCGCTTTAATAAAAAATTGTACCTCAATTGACTTTGTAAATGCAACCTATACATTACTGGGTGATTGCATTTAAATCTTCAAACAGGATAGTGGCATTAAGTCTTACAATCGAAAGTCTCCTTTTTCTTCACTCCCCCATGGGGGAGTGATTGCATTTAGTCTGGCAATATTCCGACAAGAACTTTAGGATGTGTTCTGCGGGAATCTTTGAGTCAAAGGAGAATTTACCATGGCAAAAAACAAGCATCTCACTGATTCGGAGCGTCTACAAATTGAGCAGCTACTGCGAGAGGGCGTATCTCTTAAGCGGATTGCCGTCACCCTTGAAAAAAGCGCATCCACCATTTCCCGTGAAATTCGCGCCCGCGCCATTGAAAGCAATAAATATGCGCCATACCGTATCCATAACCGCTGCGCCAATCTCAATGTCTGCCAAAAAATGCAGATCTGCTCCGACAAGCCTAATTGCACAAGAAAGTGTTCCCGCTGTAATTACTGCAATGCCGTATGCGAGGAATTCGAGGAGCGACGCTGCCACAGGCTTTATGATCCACCGTATGTCTGCAACGGTTGTCTTGAAGCTTACCAGTGTGTCCTACGGAAAAAGTATTACCTCCACAGAAATGCTCATGAGGCATACCGAGAGATGCTGGTGGAATCCCGCTCCGGTGCAAATATTACCGAGGATGAACTGCTCTACCTTGACGAATGGATCAGTCCCCTCATCCAGCGTGGGCAATCTGTTCATCACATCGCAGTCCACAATGCCGACAGGCTTATCGTCAGTGAGAAATCCATCTACCGCTATGTTTCCGGCGGACTCTTTAAGGCGAGAAACATTGACATGCCCCGGGTCTGCCGCCTTAAGCCCAGAAAAACCAAAACGGTGGAGCATAAAATCGACAGCACCTGCAGGCTTGGCCGCACCTACGCCGACTTCCTGGCCTTTACGGAAGCATCAGACGCTCCGGTCGTTGAGATAGATTCAGTTATCGGGCGTGTCGGTGGAAAGGTCCTGCTCACGATGATGTTCAAGTCCTGTGACTTGATGCTGGCCTTCATCAGGGAACGCAATACCTCCCAGTCCGTTATCGACGTCTTCAACTGCCTAGACGAAACTCTTAGCAGAGAGGTGTTCAGCCGCCTTCTTTCCGTTTGCCTCACTGACAACGGTTCAGAGTTTTCAAACCCGAAAGCTTTGGAGTATGATGCACAGGGCCGCCGCAGGACGCGGCTGTACTACTGCGACCCATTCGCATCATACCAGAAGCCCAACGTGGAGTTGAACCACGAGTTCATTAGGAAAATATTGCCCAAAGGCACATCGTTTGACGCCCTGTGCCAAGGGGATATTGACCTTATGATGTCGCATATCAACTCCTATTCCAGGGAGAAACTGGGCGACAAATCGCCGTTGGATGTGTTTAGTTTCATCTACGGGTACGATGATGTCCTTAAAAACCTGGGAATCAGCAGGATTCCTGCTAATAAAATCCTGCTGAAGCCGTCGCTTTTGAAAAAATAATTTCAGTATCATTTAACCCGCAGAACACATCCATACCGATCCTGATCAAGGGGACGCGGTTACTCTGTCCGAAAAACGATTTCCGGGTACCCCTTTTATTAGTATACTCTTTTTTAGAACTCGGCTGGCAGATTTTCACTCCATATAATCTGAATCGGCTATTTTTAACAGGTACTATACCTGTTATTCCCAGTATTTTGACAGACTCAATGAAACCCCACTATATTTACTCTGTCAAAGGTTGCATTTACTTTGACCGCTCACCATAAAAAATTGTAATTTTTCCTGTTATCAACATAAAAAGGATGCCCTGGATTCCCACGACACCCTCTGCAGTCTGTTATTCTTCTACTAATATCGATAATTTTTCTCTGCTATAGCTTATTTCTATTGGAAGCTTAACAACGTTTCAGCGTCCGGCCAGTTTCCTTAATTGTTCGACTTTATCAAGCTTCTCCCACGGGAGGTCAAGGTCATTGCGGCCAAAATGCCCGTAGGCCGCGGTCTGTCTGTAGATTGGTC
This genomic stretch from Dehalobacter restrictus DSM 9455 harbors:
- a CDS encoding helix-turn-helix domain-containing protein, producing the protein MAKNKHLTDSERLQIEQLLREGVSLKRIAVTLEKSASTISREIRARAIESNKYAPYRIHNRCANLNVCQKMQICSDKPNCTRKCSRCNYCNAVCEEFEERRCHRLYDPPYVCNGCLEAYQCVLRKKYYLHRNAHEAYREMLVESRSGANITEDELLYLDEWISPLIQRGQSVHHIAVHNADRLIVSEKSIYRYVSGGLFKARNIDMPRVCRLKPRKTKTVEHKIDSTCRLGRTYADFLAFTEASDAPVVEIDSVIGRVGGKVLLTMMFKSCDLMLAFIRERNTSQSVIDVFNCLDETLSREVFSRLLSVCLTDNGSEFSNPKALEYDAQGRRRTRLYYCDPFASYQKPNVELNHEFIRKILPKGTSFDALCQGDIDLMMSHINSYSREKLGDKSPLDVFSFIYGYDDVLKNLGISRIPANKILLKPSLLKK
- a CDS encoding ACT domain-containing protein, which codes for MLQLSIFLENAQGRLADALNTLADLQVNIRALSLADTKDYGVLRIIVENPEEVAEKLRERNCVVKITRVWVLKVPDSPGGLAGQLNKLVAEGVNVEYMYGFVEKENEQAQVVLRVRDAEIMQAAMDKLALK
- a CDS encoding phenylacetate--CoA ligase family protein — encoded protein: MTQNELLLHLRKTVEQVLKAPYYKKKLAEVGIYYPGDVKSLEDFRKIPLTDKEALRQNYPFGLFAEPLEKMVRIHASSGTTGKPTVVGYTREDIQLWAKIVANGLRRAGITSNDVVQVAYGYGLFTGGMGLHYGCEELGALVIPISGGNTQRQLMLMRDFGSTVLCCTPSYALYLADSLGEEGMTKEDLKLRVGIFGAEPWTEQMRTEIEARLGIRALDIYGLSETMGPGVSLECLKGEGLHIDENFYPEILDKDGNVLPEGETGELVLTSFNKMGFPGLRYRTKDITSITYGSCTCGHTGWTMKRVSARVDDMLIIRGVNVFPSQIEEAILSVGGIEPHYLIVVDREGNLDTLEVQIEVNAASFNDEIRELEELQQRLQTKIHEILNIAARVRLVEPKSIPRSEGKAKRVIDKRKEKQLS